In the Flagellimonas sp. HMM57 genome, one interval contains:
- the tsaB gene encoding tRNA (adenosine(37)-N6)-threonylcarbamoyltransferase complex dimerization subunit type 1 TsaB: MAKILNLETATTNCSVSVSEGDAIVTLKENNAINYSHAEQLHVFIKEALEKASLSFSELDAVAVSKGPGSYTGLRIGVSAAKGLCFSLDLPLISVPTLESMARQVNVQERELIIPVLDARRMEVYSAIYNKDYTEIRETKAEIIDEKAFAEYITSNKVHIIGSGAEKCQELLKHSNFIFDTSVVPSAKEMAVISHQKYQDGLFEDVAYFEPYYLKDFILQGKKTN; this comes from the coding sequence ATGGCCAAAATACTTAATCTAGAAACCGCAACTACAAATTGTTCTGTAAGTGTATCCGAAGGTGATGCTATCGTTACCTTGAAGGAGAATAATGCGATAAATTATTCGCATGCTGAACAATTGCATGTATTTATAAAAGAAGCCTTGGAAAAGGCTTCTTTATCTTTTTCAGAGTTGGATGCAGTTGCAGTTAGTAAAGGTCCAGGTTCTTACACAGGTCTTCGCATAGGCGTCTCGGCAGCAAAAGGGCTGTGTTTTTCTTTGGATTTACCATTGATTTCAGTACCTACTTTAGAAAGTATGGCAAGGCAGGTAAATGTGCAAGAGAGAGAATTGATTATCCCTGTTTTGGATGCGAGGCGTATGGAAGTGTATTCGGCTATATACAATAAGGATTATACTGAAATTAGAGAAACCAAAGCAGAGATTATTGATGAAAAGGCCTTCGCTGAATATATCACTTCAAATAAGGTGCATATCATAGGTAGTGGTGCGGAAAAATGTCAAGAACTGTTAAAACATTCCAATTTTATTTTTGATACTTCGGTAGTGCCCTCGGCAAAAGAGATGGCGGTAATTTCCCATCAAAAATACCAAGATGGACTTTTTGAGGACGTTGCCTATTTTGAACCGTATTATTTAAAAGATTTTATCCTCCAAGGAAAAAAGACCAATTAA